CAGAACCCGAACTTCGACAGCAACCAGGACCTGAACTGGTCGCAGTACGGCGTCTCGCTGGACCTGCGTCGCCACTTCATCAAGGAAGGCCGCGGCTGGAACCCGTACATCGTCGGTGGCCTGGGCTACCAGAAGTCGGAAGAGCAGTACGCTGCCCTGGACAACAACGGTCCGCGCAAGCGTAAGGACGGCAACGTTGCCGCCAAGCTGGGCGTCGGCCTGCAGACCACCTTCGAGAAGCGTGTTGCTGTCCGCGCCGAAGTGGCCTACCGCGCTGACTTCGACGACCAGAGCATCGCCGCCAAGGACGAAAGCTGGTTCGGCGACGTGCTGGCTTCGGTCGGCGTCGTGATCCCGCTGGGCCCGGCTCCGGTCGCGGCTGCTCCGGCTCCGGCTCCGGTTGCCCCGAGCTGCGCCGACCTGGATGACGACGGTGACGGCGTCAACAACTGCGACGACAAGTGCCCGAACTCGCAGCCGGGTCAGACCATCGGTCCGGACGGTTGCCCGGTTCCGGTCTCCATCGACCTGAAGGGCGTCAACTTCGACTTCGACAAGTCGAACCTGCGTCCGGACGCCGTGGCGATCCTGAGCGAAGCCACCGAGATCCTGAAGCGTTACCCGGATCTGCGCGTTGAAGTTGCCGGTCACACCGACTCGAAGGGTACCGACGCTTACAACCAGAAGCTGTCGGAGCGTCGTGCTACCGCCGTGTACAACTACCTGACCAAGAACGGCGTTGACGCCGGTCGCCTGGTCGGCCCGATCGGCTACGGCGAGAGCCGTCCGATTGCTCCGAACACCAACCCGGATGGTTCGGACAACCCGGAAGGTCGCGCCAAGAACCGTCGTACCGAGCTGAACGTCCAGAACTAAGTTCTGACGCTCTGCCAGTAGGACACAGCAGGACCCGGCTTCGGCCGGGTCTTGTTGTTTCTGCGGCCGGGAATCTGGATTTTCATGCGTGAGGGCAACCGTTCGTCGGTATTTTGTCCGTAAAACCAATGAGTTGCCGTATTCATTGAAAGTGGCGCTTGAAAGCTGACGCGGCATTGCTAAACTCGCCGCGTCACTTCCTTCCGTGGATGTCCCTCATGCTGCGCTCTGCATCGGCCGCCGTCCTGGCGCTGGCCCTGGTTCCCGCCGCCCACGCTGCGGTCGATTGCTCGGTCAACACCAGCGCATCGCCGCTGCCGTTGCCGGCCACGACCATCGCGCCGGTGGCCGACGAGCTGTACATCCGCGGCAATCAGCTGGGCATGCCGGCCGGCGTGCTGAGCGGCAACTACGATCCGTCGCAGTCGCTGGACCAGGTGTTGCAGCGCCTGCGCATCGATGGCTGCCAGAGCATCGCCAAGGCCATCCCGAGCGCGCCGGCAGTGAAGCCGAACGATCCGGCGGCCTACAAGCCGCAGACCGAGTTCGACAACACGCCGTGGCGGTTCGACATGAGCCAGAACGGCAAGCGCATGACCGCCGAAGAATTCGATGCCTGGATGAAGGCGCGCGGTGTGCGCGTGGTCAAGGCGCGTCCGGCCCCGGCCGCCACTCCGGCCCCGGCCGAAGCACCGGCTGAGACCAAGCCGGTCGACAAGAAGTAAGCGCCGCGGGGAGCAGAGGCTTGCGTACGCGCCGCCCACCTGCCGCCCCCGCCGCCCGCTCCCACGCATCGCGTGGGCGTGCGGCTCCGAATGTCTCCAGTGGCGTGCGCCACGGCTTGGCGCGCGTGCTGTCCAAAGCCGGCGTGTGCTCGCGCACCGAGGCCGCGCGCTGGATCGCCGAGGGTCGCGTACGCGTGTCCGGCCGCATCGTTCGTGATCCCGAGTTCCCGATTGCCAGTCCGCACCCGCCGATCGAGGTCGATGGCCAGCCGATGGGCGCGCCGCAGCGCCTGTACCTGATGCTCAACAAGCCGCGCGGGGTGGTGACCACCGCGCAGGACGAGCGTGGCCGCGACACCGTGTACCGCTGCTTTGACGGCGCTGGCCTGCCGTGGATCGCGCCGGTTGGGCGCCTGGACAAGGCCAGTGAAGGGCTGTTGCTGTTCAGCAACGATCCGCAGTGGGCCGCGCGCCTGACCGATCCGCAGACCGGGCCGGACAAGACCTACCACGTGCAGGTTGATGGCCTGCCCGATGACGCCACCCTGGCGGCACTGCAGGCCGGCGTGGAGGACGAGGGCGAGTTCCTCGCCGCCCAGGCCGTGCGCGTGCTGCGCAGTGGCGACAAGACCGCATGGCTGGAGGTGGTCCTCGACGAGGGCCGCAACCGTCATATCCGCCGCCTGTTGGCGGCCTTCGACCTGCAGGTGCTGCGCCTGGTCCGGGTCGCGATCGGTGGGCTGGTGCTCGGCGATCTCGGCAAGGGCCAGTGGCGGGTTCTGGAGGTCAGCGACCAGCAGCGGCTGGGGGCCGCTGCACCGGGCTGATCACCGCCCGCGGCCGGCAGTTGCCGGCCACCGTTCCAGGCGTAGGGGGCGTCTGGCTGTCGAAATTCCCGAACGGAGCCTGCCATGTACCACCCGACCCTCAATCAAACCCTGCGCTGTGCAGGCCTGCTGCTGCCGATGGTGCTGCTGA
The sequence above is a segment of the Stenotrophomonas maltophilia genome. Coding sequences within it:
- a CDS encoding OmpA family protein; the encoded protein is MNKKILTAALLGGLAFAQAASAQEFDDRWYLTGSAGFNFQDSDRLTNDAPFVTLGLGKFISPNWSLDGELNYQNPNFDSNQDLNWSQYGVSLDLRRHFIKEGRGWNPYIVGGLGYQKSEEQYAALDNNGPRKRKDGNVAAKLGVGLQTTFEKRVAVRAEVAYRADFDDQSIAAKDESWFGDVLASVGVVIPLGPAPVAAAPAPAPVAPSCADLDDDGDGVNNCDDKCPNSQPGQTIGPDGCPVPVSIDLKGVNFDFDKSNLRPDAVAILSEATEILKRYPDLRVEVAGHTDSKGTDAYNQKLSERRATAVYNYLTKNGVDAGRLVGPIGYGESRPIAPNTNPDGSDNPEGRAKNRRTELNVQN
- a CDS encoding pseudouridine synthase, whose protein sequence is MRTRRPPAAPAARSHASRGRAAPNVSSGVRHGLARVLSKAGVCSRTEAARWIAEGRVRVSGRIVRDPEFPIASPHPPIEVDGQPMGAPQRLYLMLNKPRGVVTTAQDERGRDTVYRCFDGAGLPWIAPVGRLDKASEGLLLFSNDPQWAARLTDPQTGPDKTYHVQVDGLPDDATLAALQAGVEDEGEFLAAQAVRVLRSGDKTAWLEVVLDEGRNRHIRRLLAAFDLQVLRLVRVAIGGLVLGDLGKGQWRVLEVSDQQRLGAAAPG